One segment of Spirochaetaceae bacterium DNA contains the following:
- the nusB gene encoding transcription antitermination factor NusB produces the protein MHKRRDARTIAVQSMYRFEISRAPLAELLDYSWIDAQRRRAMAPATFEFASLLIAGCIDNLAAIDREIDRHLEHWDIERVSRIDLSVLRVGTYCLLHQRDIPAEVTIDESVAAARQFGGEHSYRFVNGVLDGIYRRFDAARGTVATGC, from the coding sequence ATGCACAAGCGGCGCGATGCACGGACGATCGCCGTGCAGTCGATGTACCGGTTCGAGATTTCACGCGCACCGCTGGCGGAACTGCTCGATTACTCCTGGATCGACGCGCAGCGGCGGCGCGCCATGGCACCGGCCACGTTCGAATTCGCCTCCCTGCTGATCGCCGGATGTATCGACAATCTGGCGGCGATCGACCGCGAGATCGATCGCCACCTGGAACACTGGGACATCGAGCGCGTTTCGCGGATCGACCTGTCGGTGCTGCGCGTCGGCACCTACTGCCTGCTGCATCAGCGCGACATCCCCGCCGAGGTGACGATCGACGAAAGCGTGGCCGCGGCCCGGCAATTCGGCGGAGAGCACTCCTACCGGTTCGTGAATGGCGTGCTCGACGGCATTTACCGGCGGTTTGACGCCGCACGGGGCACGGTCGCCACGGGCTGTTGA
- a CDS encoding peptidylprolyl isomerase has translation MVARTTCLALVIASLLPAAVASQAIDRPAATVRLHKTDVIGIRELRTQIELLELRTGQPVPPEQRPAILDLLVGERLFDQAAERERVTVSDADVDTRIGQLRDQEGHRLNLGRALTDAEYRSLVSETGLSWDEYREQLRKALIQQRYVARVRGDELRAVELPTAADVEAFYEANKTTVFVQPDMVQFKHIFFDTRNVNEASARVAVRERAERVHRELVNGARFDNLVRTYSDDVESHDSGGLFGTYLRRDDQATSQLLGREFFDAPFAMDEGETSGVLRSNVGFHIVRVVDKVSARILGLDDPVNPMSESTVRDQIRVLLANSVQTQAYQSALLATLDDLRQQAEVRIFEDNLRW, from the coding sequence GTGGTCGCCCGCACAACCTGTCTTGCTCTCGTCATCGCCAGCTTGCTTCCCGCCGCGGTCGCCTCGCAGGCGATCGACCGCCCGGCTGCCACGGTACGGCTGCACAAGACCGATGTGATCGGCATACGCGAACTGCGCACCCAGATCGAGTTGCTCGAGCTGCGCACCGGTCAGCCCGTGCCGCCGGAACAGCGCCCTGCGATCCTGGATCTCCTGGTCGGGGAAAGACTGTTCGATCAGGCGGCGGAACGCGAACGCGTGACGGTGAGCGACGCCGACGTGGACACCCGCATCGGGCAGCTTCGAGATCAGGAAGGGCACCGCCTGAACCTGGGGCGCGCGTTGACCGACGCCGAGTACCGGTCGCTGGTCAGCGAGACCGGCCTGTCCTGGGATGAGTACCGTGAGCAGCTTCGCAAGGCGCTCATTCAGCAGCGCTACGTGGCGCGCGTGCGCGGCGACGAACTGCGCGCCGTCGAATTGCCCACCGCGGCCGACGTCGAGGCGTTCTACGAGGCCAACAAGACTACCGTGTTCGTCCAGCCCGACATGGTGCAGTTCAAGCACATCTTCTTTGACACCCGCAATGTCAACGAGGCGTCCGCACGCGTGGCGGTGCGCGAGCGCGCGGAGCGGGTGCATCGCGAACTGGTCAACGGCGCCCGGTTCGACAACCTGGTGCGCACCTATTCCGACGATGTTGAGTCGCACGACTCCGGCGGGCTGTTCGGTACCTACCTGCGGCGCGATGACCAGGCGACCAGCCAACTCCTCGGGCGGGAATTCTTCGACGCGCCGTTCGCCATGGACGAGGGCGAGACCAGTGGCGTGCTGCGCTCCAACGTCGGATTCCACATCGTGCGCGTGGTAGACAAGGTGTCGGCGCGTATCCTCGGCCTCGACGATCCGGTCAATCCGATGTCGGAGAGCACGGTACGCGACCAGATCCGCGTGCTGCTGGCGAACAGCGTGCAGACACAGGCGTACCAGAGCGCCTTGCTGGCGACCCTGGACGATCTGCGGCAGCAGGCCGAGGTGCGCATCTTCGAGGACAATCTCCGGTGGTAG
- a CDS encoding J domain-containing protein: MSPNHYKTLGISPRASAVEIKRSFRRRAKELHPDTALVGSDERMRSLIDAYEVLSDPQRRINYDRTHASLFRTVTFDYREFLRQRRHDYVSQSKLIFYDLLNSHDEEALETYEQLLMAHIDLRKYMSHEDFMDCSFLLAEAFERRGDLVRSADLYRRLYLYERERPYFHHFVDEVVDRLRTLICFKMVPHLPAELVVEHIENLIDMDISRKDSAFFHKKIAEIYSSNGDNRRAAEHLRRGLALDTKLAGVKKLKEKIGFPELAAT; the protein is encoded by the coding sequence TTGTCTCCCAACCACTACAAGACCCTCGGCATCTCGCCGCGGGCCAGCGCGGTCGAGATCAAACGCTCGTTTCGCAGACGCGCTAAGGAGCTACATCCCGACACCGCACTCGTCGGCTCCGACGAACGCATGCGTTCGTTGATCGATGCCTACGAGGTGCTCAGCGATCCACAGCGGCGCATCAACTACGATCGCACCCACGCCAGCCTGTTCCGCACCGTCACGTTCGACTACCGCGAGTTTCTCAGGCAGCGCCGCCACGACTACGTGAGTCAGTCCAAGCTCATCTTCTATGATCTGCTGAACTCCCACGACGAGGAGGCGTTGGAGACCTACGAACAACTCCTCATGGCCCACATCGACCTGCGCAAGTACATGTCTCACGAGGACTTCATGGACTGCTCGTTCCTCCTCGCGGAAGCGTTCGAGCGGCGCGGCGACCTGGTGCGATCGGCGGACCTGTACCGGCGCCTGTACCTGTACGAGCGTGAGCGCCCCTACTTCCACCATTTCGTCGACGAGGTTGTGGACCGGTTGCGCACCCTGATCTGCTTCAAGATGGTGCCGCACCTGCCGGCGGAGCTGGTTGTCGAGCACATCGAGAACCTGATCGACATGGACATCTCGCGCAAGGACTCGGCGTTCTTCCACAAGAAGATTGCCGAAATCTACTCGAGCAACGGCGACAACCGCCGCGCCGCCGAGCACCTGCGCCGGGGACTGGCCCTGGACACCAAGCTCGCCGGCGTCAAGAAACTCAAGGAAAAGATCGGCTTTCCCGAACTGGCCGCGACCTAG
- the atpC gene encoding ATP synthase F1 subunit epsilon — protein sequence MSGSGHSDSAATEAAGARAAGAGRVRLEILTIERQLFDEQVSMVIAPGADGVLGILPHHQPMLTALEHGELVIRVDGRNDRYMAIGGGVMQVLPDHVVILADRAERADEIDLALAEEAHQRALESMERGATDLELGHAREALRHSAVRLAVARRHHGRLPR from the coding sequence GTGAGCGGGTCGGGCCACTCCGATTCCGCGGCAACGGAGGCCGCGGGCGCGCGGGCGGCGGGCGCCGGGCGCGTGCGCCTGGAGATACTGACCATAGAGCGCCAGTTGTTCGACGAGCAGGTGAGCATGGTGATTGCTCCCGGTGCGGATGGCGTGCTCGGCATACTGCCGCATCATCAGCCGATGCTCACCGCGCTGGAGCATGGCGAGCTGGTCATTCGGGTCGACGGACGGAACGACCGGTACATGGCGATCGGCGGCGGCGTGATGCAGGTGCTGCCCGATCACGTGGTGATCCTCGCCGATCGTGCCGAACGCGCTGACGAGATCGATCTGGCGCTTGCCGAGGAGGCTCACCAGCGGGCGCTGGAGTCGATGGAGCGTGGCGCAACCGACCTTGAACTCGGGCATGCGCGTGAGGCTCTGCGCCACTCAGCCGTGCGCCTCGCCGTCGCGCGGCGCCACCACGGGCGCCTGCCGCGCTGA